A segment of the Capra hircus breed San Clemente chromosome 19, ASM170441v1, whole genome shotgun sequence genome:
ccccggtggcgCCGTCTGCCCGGAATCGGACCCGCTTGGCTGGCAGGAAAGGCTTAATCCGCTAGGGACGCCTCCGAGAATTGTCCGCCTGCCCCACCAGCATGATGTGGTGGCTGTCATTCCCGGGAGATGTTGCCAGTCTCCAAAGCCCGGAGCCGGGGTGGTGGGGGCGCAGGAGAGCCGAGAGCGAGGTCATAGGGAAGCCCCGCGACCTGGGGTGTGTAGCATCCTTACAACCCCATACGGACATTGAAGAAACTTTGAGTGACCCCGCGACCCCGCTTTTGAACCTGGGAAGGTAGCGAGGCTCTGCTCCCGGCACCCCCAACCCGGCACACAGGTGTGGACGACTTGAGTCCTTGGGGACCCGGTCGAGGCCTGGCGAGTGTTCGGCCCAGCGGGGTGAGCCGAATTCTGTCCCTCGGGTCCGCCGTGGCCTCCCGTGTGCCCCAAGTCCCGTCGGAGATTTGGAGCAGCACGCAGGTGGCCCATCCAGAAGTCCGGGGCCGCGGCCCGGCCCACCCTACTCTCCACACCCCGCTCCCTCCGCTCTCGGCGCCTTCGGGGAAGCGGCGCAGGCTGGGACAGGGGCGGGCGGGTAGAGGATGGTGCAAAAGATGCGGCGGCGCCGGGGTTTGGGGAGTAGTCTCCCCTACTGCGCGCTCCTGCGACCCCAACCGCACAGCGGGACCCGGCCGCAGACAATTAAACCGGGATTCCTCCCCCGCTGACGTCGCCAGCGCCGAGGCCCCTCCCGCGGTGGCATAAAAGGCGCGGGCTCCGCAGCGCAGGCGGCAGTGGGGGCCGGACAGCGCGGCGGTGCGGACTGCGCGGCGGAGCAGCCAGCAGCGCGGCGCCCAGAGCGCGGGCCGCCCGCGGAGCCCCAGCCGAGCCGAGCCGAGCCGAGCCGGGCCCGGAGCGCCGGGTCCCAGCGCCCGCAGCCATGCCGGCCGGCCGCGCCGCGCGCACCTGTGCGCTGCTTGCCCTCTGCTTCTTGGGCAGCGGGGCCCAGGATTTCGGGCCGACGCGCTTCATCTGCACCTCGGTGCCCGTGGACGCCGACATGTGCGCCGCGTCCGTGGCCGCCGGCGGCGCCGAGGAGCTCCGGAGCAACGTGCTGCAGCTCCGAGAGACCGTTTTGCAGCAGAAGGAGACCATCCTGAGCCAGAAGGAGACCATCCGCGAGCTGACCACCAAGCTGGGTCGCTGCGAGAGCCAGAGCACCCTGGACGCGAGCGCGGGCGAGGCGCGGACCGGCGGCGGCCGCAAGCAGCCCGGCTCGGGCAAGAACACCATGGGCGACCTGTCTCGGACGCCGGCCGCTGAGACGCTCAGCCAACTCGGGCAAACTTTGCAGTCGCTCAAAACCCGCCTGGAGAACCTCGAGGTCCGCGCGCGCCTCTGTTTCCCCTCCGGCTCACGcgcccctctgccctcccccacctccatttCCGACCCTACCTGACACCCCCAACTCCGGTCTCGGCCGGGTGCGGATGCCTGGTTGAGGCCTCCCCAAGCCTGCGGGCCCCGGAACGGGCACTAGCCCGAGCTCCCTGCCAGGCCGCCCCCGCAGTCGCCCTGAGGGGACCGCGCCACCGGCCTCCCGGCACGGTCCCTACTCCACGCGTAACGATATGGTTTCCCCCCCGCCCTTGCACCCCCGCAGCAGTACAGCCGGCTCAATTCCTCCAGCCAGACCAACAGTCTCAAGGATCTGCTGCAGAGCAAGATCGATGACCTGGAGAGGCAGGTGCTGTCTCGGGTGAAcactctggaggagggcaaaggGGGCCCCAAAAACGACACCGAGGAAAGAGTCAAGATCGAAAGCGCCCTGACTTCCCTGCACCAGCGGATCAGCGAGCTCGAGAAAGGTAGTGGTcatggggtggggtagggagagGGCGGTCCTTGCATCCTATCTCAGCTCCCTGGACCAGTGGG
Coding sequences within it:
- the NPTX1 gene encoding neuronal pentraxin-1 → MPAGRAARTCALLALCFLGSGAQDFGPTRFICTSVPVDADMCAASVAAGGAEELRSNVLQLRETVLQQKETILSQKETIRELTTKLGRCESQSTLDASAGEARTGGGRKQPGSGKNTMGDLSRTPAAETLSQLGQTLQSLKTRLENLEQYSRLNSSSQTNSLKDLLQSKIDDLERQVLSRVNTLEEGKGGPKNDTEERVKIESALTSLHQRISELEKGQKDNRPGDKFQLTFPLRTNYMYAKVKKSLPEMYAFTVCMWLKSSAAPGVGTPFSYAVPGQANELVLIEWGNNPMEILINDKVAKLPFVINDGKWHHICITWTTRDGVWEAYQDGTQGGNGENLAPYHPIKPQGVLVLGQEQDTLGGGFDATQAFVGELAHFNIWDRKLTPGEVYNLATCSTKALSGNVIAWAESHIEIYGGATKWTFEACRQIN